The DNA segment CGAGTCCCAGAACCGCGATGCGCTTTCCGGCGGGGTCGACGTGTCTCTCGAGCAGCGCGAGCATGCGATCGGGCTGGCGGTCGTTCACGCCGACGACCGCATCGAGCAGTTCGGGCTCGTAGCCAGCCTCGCGGGCGGCCGCCCGGAGCGCGTCGACGTCCTTCGGGAAACACGAGCCGCCCCAGCCGACGCCCGAGCGGAGGAAGCTCGCCTCGATCCGGTCGTCGAGACCGATCGCGTCGGCGATCCGGTAGGCGTCGACGCCGAACTCCTTGCAGACGTTGCCGATCTCGTTGATCAGGCTGATCTTCGAGGCGAGAAACGCGTTGTTCGCGTACTTGATCATCTCGGCCTCGCGGATCTCCGTCTCGATCACGGCGGGATCGGCCCGCTCGATCAGCGGCTCGAAGACGGCGCGGAGCCGCCCGTGGCCCCAGTCGTCGTCCGCTCCCAGCACGACCTTATCGGGGTCGAGGAAGTCGGTGACTGCGGTTCCCTCGCGGAGGAACTCGGGGTTCATCCCCACCCTGATCCGGTCGCCAACGCGTTCGCCGGCGCCCTCCTCGATCGCGGGGACGAGGCGCTCCTCGGTGGTCCCGGGAATCACGGTGCTCTTGACGACGATCAGATGCTCCTCGCTCGTGCCCGCGAGCGCCTCGCCGACCGAGCGCGCGCCGGTCTCGATGATCGAGGCGTCGATGCTGCCGTCCTCGCGCGAGGGGGTCGGCAGCGCGAGGAACGTCACCTCGCAGTCGGTGATCGCGTCGTAGTCGGTCGTCGCGCGGAGCCGCCCGCCGGCGTGCTCGGCGAGCAGGTCGTCGAGTCCGGGTTCGTGGATCGACGCGCGCCCCTCGTTGAGCCCCTCGACGATCCCTTCGTCGATGTCGATCGCGGTCACGTCGTGGCCCAGATCGGCGAAGCAGGCGGCGATCGTCGTCCCGACGTAGCCGCTGCCGACGACTGCGACTTTCATTACGTTCACCGTCTTCTCTCGGCGTAATCAGCGTTTGGATACGTCCGTTCCCGACCGGCGCCGTCGGCCGGACGGATCTTCCGAACCCGCGAGCACCGGCGCGGTCTGAGCATGCCGGGCCCGGATTTTTACCACCTCGTGGCGAACGATGGAGGACATGGTCACCACACTCGCGATCGCGAGGAAGGCGATGAAGTTCGGCTACAAACGATACGGCGTCCCCGGCGCGATCGTCTCCGCGCTGATCGCCGTCATGGGCTATCGCTACCTCAAGAAACAGCTCCGAATGAGCCTGGAGTCCGGTTCGGACTCCGGATCGGAGTCGGAAGCGTAGGATCGCGGTTCCCGCCGTTCGGCCGCGCGGTATCGCTAGGGGTCGACGGAGCTATGGTTCCGTCGTTCGGATGACTCGAGGATGATCGATCGTCTCGGGAGCCGTCTCCTGGGTCTGGCAGTGTTGCTCTGTGTCCTGTTCGGGCTACTCGTCGGGGCCGGAACGCTCGCACCCGACCCGTCGATGAACCGCTATCCCGACCACGGTGCCCTCGACGGGAACTACGACGCCTACGAGGGAGATCGGGTCGAGGTCTCGGGCACCGTCGTGGCCGTCGACCCGGTCGTCGTCGAGCACCGAGACGACATCGACGGCGCACTGACGCTCACGATCGAGAACGTCGACGAACCGGTCGAGCCGGGCCAGGAGCTTCGCGTCTTCGGTACCGCTCGGCCCGGCGGGACGATCGACGCGGAGGAGACCGTCGTCGTCTCCCGGTGGGAGACGTACTACGCCTGGATCGTCTCGTTCGTCGCCGGTCTCTGGGTGCTCGGGCGCTTCCTCCGTGACTGGCGGTTCGATCCCTCGACCTCGAGCTTCGAACCCCGGGAGGTACGCGATGCCTGATCTGCTGACGCACGTCCTGGTCGCCTACGCCGCCGCCACGGTCGCGTCGTGGCGCTACGAGTGGCTCGGACCGCCGTACGTCACCGTTGCGATGATGGGTGCGATGATCCCCGACATGACGAAGGCCCGGCTCCTCGCCCCTAGCTACCGCGTCGAGTCGCTGCTGGGCGTTCCGTTCGACTGGTTCGCCCTCCACACCGCCGGCGGATCCGTCGTCGCGGTTCTCGTCGGCACCCTCCTGGTCCCCTCGCGCCACCGGAGACGGGTGTTCGTCCTGCTCGCACTCGGGGCGGCGTCCCACCACCTCCTGGACCTGTTGTTGATCAACCCGTCGGGCCACTCCTACGCCGTCTTGTGGCCGCTGACGGGGTACGAACCCCCGACGCCCGGCCTCTACCTCAGCACCGACCGCTGGCCGACGATCGCGAGCGGCGCCCTCGCGCTCCTCGTCGGGTGGGTCGATGCTCGCCGGCCGGGCGACCGTGGTGCGGACGGCTGATCCGTGCATCGCTCGCCCGATCCGGCCGTCCGGTCCTCTGACGCGTTCGGCGGTGAGAACGTTCCTGACCTGCTTCATCCGAATATATTTACAACAGTAGTGAGACCATAATCGTAGAATGAAAGCAGTCGTACTCGCGGCCGGCAAGGGGACTCGATTGCGCCCGCTCACCGACGACAAGCCCAAGGCGATGGTCGAGGTCGACGGAAAGCCGCTCGTCGCCCACTGCTTCGACCGGCTCGCTGAACTCGGCGCCGAGGAGTTCGTCGTCGTCGTCGGCTACATGAAGGAGCACATCATCGAGCACTTCGGCGACAGCTACGAGGGCATCCCGATCACCTACGCCCACCAGCGCGAACAGTTGGGCCTGGCTCACGCCCTGCTGACCGTCGAGGACCACATCGACGAGGAGTTCATGCTGATGCTCGGCGACAACATCTTCAACGCGAACCTCGCCGACGTGGTGCGGCGCCAGCAGGAGGAACGCGCCGACGCCGCGTTCCTGGTCGAGGAGGTGCCGTGGGAGGAGGCCTCCCGCTACGGCGTCTGTGACACGAACCACCTCGGCGAGATCACCGAGGTGGTCGAGAAGCCCGAGGACCCGCCGACGAACCTCGTCATGACCGGTTTCTACACGTTCACGCCGGAGATATTCCACGCGTGCCATCTCGTCCAGCCCTCGAACCGCGGCGAGTACGAGATCAGCGAGGCGATCGACCTGCTGATCCGTTCGGGTCGGACGATCGACGCGATCGGACTCGACGGCTGGCGGATCGACGTCGGCTACCCCGAGGACCGTGACGAGGCCGAACGCCGCCTTCAGGAGGAGGCCGAGGCCGTAGCCGACTGATCCGGCCGCTCGACCGCCCTCGAGCGATCCGAACGGACCCGCGTGAGCTGTTCGACGACCCCGAAGCACCCCCGGCGTTCCTCTTGACGGTGCGGCGAGCATCACGTTGATCTACCCGCCCCTACTGGTCTCGAGCATGCCAGGAGCGATGCCCCGGATCGGACTCGGGACGTACTCGGCGTCGAACAGGGAGCAGTGGATCGACTGCGTGCGGACGGCGCTCGACGCCGGATACCGACACCTCGACACCGCGCAGGTCTACGAGAACGAGGAGTACGTCGGTGAGGGGATGCGGCGTGCCGACGTTCCCCGCGAGGACGTGTTCCTCGCGACGAAGACGGTCCACGTCGACGTCCCCGGCCCGGAACGCGAGGACGTCCGCGAGGCCGTCTCGGCCTGTCTCGACCGGCTCGGAACCGACTACGTCGACCTGCTCTACGTCCACTGGCCGGCGGGCTGCTACGACCCCGAGACGACGCTCGGCGCGTTCGAGGAGCTCCGGGAGGAGGGCGCCGTCCGGCACGTCGGCGTCTCGAACTTCGAACCCGAGACGCTCGACGTCGCCCTCGACGTCCTCGATGCGCCGCTGTTCGCGAACCAGGTCGAGTGCCACCCGCTTCTCCAGCAGGAGGCGCTTCGCGAGTACGCCGTCGAACACGACCACTGGCTGGTCGCCTACTGTCCGATCGCGCGCGGCGAGGTCTTCGACGTCCCCGAGATCACCGACGTCGCCGACGCCCACGACGCGACGGCCGCACAGGTCGCGCTGGCGTGGCTCCTCTCGAAGGAGAACGTCGCGGTCGTCCCGCGCTCGACCAGCGAGGACCACATCCGCCAGAACCTCGCGGCACGGGAGCTCGAGCTCGACCGGGAGGAGATCGAACGAATCGACGGAATCGACCGCGAGCACCGGATCATCGACCGCGAGTACGCGCCCTGGAACTGACCCGCACCACGGAACCCGCCTTCCGGCTGCCGTCTACCGGTTCGACGGCGTACTCGTCTTCGGGCCCTCGACCACACGGCGACCGATCGACGACGGCCGACCGCGCGGTCGTCACTCCGCCGTAACCATGTGTGCCTCGAGCGCCTCCCCCTCGTCGATCGCCTCGCGGTTCTTCACCGCCTCGCCCGTTCGACGATCGAAGAGGTGGACGCGCTCCGGCGGGAAGACGACGTGGAGTTGCTGGTCGTCGTCGATCCGGAGCTCGCCGCTGACGCTTGCGGTGTAGGACTGCCCGCCGACGTCCAGATACAGCTGGGTGACCTCGCCCATCGGCTCGACGACCTCGACCGTCGCGGGGATCGCGTTCTCTACCGACGGGTCGGCCAGCTCGACGTCCCCGGGTCGAATGCCGAGCGACAGTTCGGCGGGCGCGTCCTCGAGTGCACGTTCGATCTCCGGGGTGATCTCGTAGGTGAACTCGTCGGCCTCCAGTCGGCCGTCACGGTAGGTGACGTCGAGGAAGTTCATGCTGGGCGAGCCGATGAAGCCCGCGACGAACGCGTTCGCCGGCTCGTGGTAACACTCGAGCGGCGTGCCGACCTGCTGGAGTTTGCCCTTATCAAGCACGGCGATGCGATCGCCCATCGTCATCGCCTCGGTCTGGTCGTGGGTTACGTAGACGGTCGTCACCTCGAGGTCGGACTGGAGCTGTTGGAGCTCGGTCCGCATGGTCGTCCGGAGCTTCGCATCGAGGTTGCTGAGCGGCTCGTCCATCAGGAAGATCTCCGGATCGCGAACGATCGACCGGCCGAGCGCGACGCGCTGTTGCTGGCCGCCCGAGAGCTCCTTCGGCTTCTTATCGAGGAGCTCAGTGATGTCGAGGAGGTCGGCCGCCCACTCGACCTTCTCCTCGATCTCCGCGCTCGAGAGATCGGTGGTGTGTTTCAGCCCGAAGCGCATGTTCTCGCGGACGGTCATGTGGGGATAGAGCGCGTAGTTCTGGAACACCATCGCGACCCCGCGTTCCTTGGGTCGGTCGTCGGTGACGTCGACCCCGTCGAGGGCGATCGACCCTTCGGTAGGCATCTCCAACCCCGCCAGACAGCGAAGCGTGGTTGACTTCCCACAGCCCGATGGCCCGACCAGCACCAGGAACTCCCCGTCCTCGATCGTGAGGTCGAGGTCCTCGACGGCGACGACCTCCTCTTCGCTCCCCTCGCTGTAGCGCTTCGTCAACCCCGTTACGTCGACTCGACCCATGGTGGTTTTCCTCACAATCCATTGAGAACAGCGCTAATAAGTCTCTCCCTTGCTCTCACGACCAGCCGGGAGACCCGCTAGCTGTCTGGATTTCGCGTACCGATCCGCCGGGTCATCTCGGTCGTCCGTTCCGACGGAGGGCAAACCTATCGTTCTCCACAACGATACCGGTACGCATGGACCCGGAGCACCGCGTTCCTCAGGGCGGCGGCGTGCCGTGGCGCGACCTGAAACGCGCGGAATCGAGATCGACCCCGACGTCGCCCGCCGACATCTCGCCGACGGCTCCGAATTGATCGTCTAATCGGGCGCGCCTGCGTGCAGCCGGACGGTGGAGCGCGGTCGGCAAAGGACATCGTCACGCCTTCCCGACGCCCGCGGTGAGTCCCTCGACGACCTTGCGCTGGAAGAACAGCATCAACAGTAACAGGGGGACGATCGACATGAAGACTGCAGCGGAGATCGTCGCCCAGGGGTAGGTGTACTCGCCCTGATAGAGGGCGATGCCGACGGTGATCGTCCGCATCTGGTCC comes from the Halalkalicoccus sp. CG83 genome and includes:
- the aglM gene encoding UDP-glucose 6-dehydrogenase AglM, encoding MKVAVVGSGYVGTTIAACFADLGHDVTAIDIDEGIVEGLNEGRASIHEPGLDDLLAEHAGGRLRATTDYDAITDCEVTFLALPTPSREDGSIDASIIETGARSVGEALAGTSEEHLIVVKSTVIPGTTEERLVPAIEEGAGERVGDRIRVGMNPEFLREGTAVTDFLDPDKVVLGADDDWGHGRLRAVFEPLIERADPAVIETEIREAEMIKYANNAFLASKISLINEIGNVCKEFGVDAYRIADAIGLDDRIEASFLRSGVGWGGSCFPKDVDALRAAAREAGYEPELLDAVVGVNDRQPDRMLALLERHVDPAGKRIAVLGLAFKPGTDDVRNSRAIPAIEGLERRGADVVAYDPVATERMRELFPDVEYAESAAAALDGAHGVLVVTDWDEFAALDDEFGTMEEPVVIDGRRIVEPREGITYEGLTW
- a CDS encoding metal-dependent hydrolase, with the protein product MPDLLTHVLVAYAAATVASWRYEWLGPPYVTVAMMGAMIPDMTKARLLAPSYRVESLLGVPFDWFALHTAGGSVVAVLVGTLLVPSRHRRRVFVLLALGAASHHLLDLLLINPSGHSYAVLWPLTGYEPPTPGLYLSTDRWPTIASGALALLVGWVDARRPGDRGADG
- the aglF gene encoding UTP--glucose-1-phosphate uridylyltransferase AglF → MKAVVLAAGKGTRLRPLTDDKPKAMVEVDGKPLVAHCFDRLAELGAEEFVVVVGYMKEHIIEHFGDSYEGIPITYAHQREQLGLAHALLTVEDHIDEEFMLMLGDNIFNANLADVVRRQQEERADAAFLVEEVPWEEASRYGVCDTNHLGEITEVVEKPEDPPTNLVMTGFYTFTPEIFHACHLVQPSNRGEYEISEAIDLLIRSGRTIDAIGLDGWRIDVGYPEDRDEAERRLQEEAEAVAD
- a CDS encoding aldo/keto reductase gives rise to the protein MPGAMPRIGLGTYSASNREQWIDCVRTALDAGYRHLDTAQVYENEEYVGEGMRRADVPREDVFLATKTVHVDVPGPEREDVREAVSACLDRLGTDYVDLLYVHWPAGCYDPETTLGAFEELREEGAVRHVGVSNFEPETLDVALDVLDAPLFANQVECHPLLQQEALREYAVEHDHWLVAYCPIARGEVFDVPEITDVADAHDATAAQVALAWLLSKENVAVVPRSTSEDHIRQNLAARELELDREEIERIDGIDREHRIIDREYAPWN
- a CDS encoding ABC transporter ATP-binding protein — encoded protein: MGRVDVTGLTKRYSEGSEEEVVAVEDLDLTIEDGEFLVLVGPSGCGKSTTLRCLAGLEMPTEGSIALDGVDVTDDRPKERGVAMVFQNYALYPHMTVRENMRFGLKHTTDLSSAEIEEKVEWAADLLDITELLDKKPKELSGGQQQRVALGRSIVRDPEIFLMDEPLSNLDAKLRTTMRTELQQLQSDLEVTTVYVTHDQTEAMTMGDRIAVLDKGKLQQVGTPLECYHEPANAFVAGFIGSPSMNFLDVTYRDGRLEADEFTYEITPEIERALEDAPAELSLGIRPGDVELADPSVENAIPATVEVVEPMGEVTQLYLDVGGQSYTASVSGELRIDDDQQLHVVFPPERVHLFDRRTGEAVKNREAIDEGEALEAHMVTAE